The following coding sequences are from one Canis lupus dingo isolate Sandy chromosome 21, ASM325472v2, whole genome shotgun sequence window:
- the LOC112667868 gene encoding olfactory receptor 52D1-like has translation MGLANKSQTSPDTFLLMGIPGLEHLHVWIGIPFCSMYVVAVVGNVTILAVVRAERSLHEPMFFFLCMLSITDLVLSTSTLPRMLCLFWLGAHDIAFDACLAQMFFIHSFTAMESGFFLAMAFDRYVAICHPLRHTTILTHARIAKMGASVVLRGVAFFSPHPILLKQLPYCRTRIIAHTYCEFMAVVKLACVDTGATKRYSLSVASVIGSCDGFFIAVSYVLILRAVFRLPSREASFKALGTCGSHVCVILVFYSTAVFTFLTHRFGHNVAPQIHIFIANMYLLVPPFLNPIVYGIRTKKIRDHVLSSLKVKVT, from the coding sequence ATGGGACTAGCCAATAAATCTCAAACATCTCCAGACACCTTCTTGCTGATGGGCATCCCAGGACTAGAGCACCTGCATGTATGGATTGGGATCCCCTTCTGCTCCATGTACGTGGTGGCTGTGGTGGGGAATGTGACCATCCTGGCTGTGGTGAGGGCAGAGCGAAGTCTCCATGAGCCtatgttcttctttctctgcatGCTCTCCATCACCGACCTGGTCCTCTCCACATCCACGCTGCCCCGCATGCTCTGTCTCTTCTGGCTTGGAGCCCATGACATTGCCTTTGATGCCTGCCTGGCTCAAATGTTCTTCATTCATAGCTTTACTGCGATGGAATCGGGCTTTTTCCTAGCCATGGCCTTTGACCGTTATGTGGCCATTTGTCATCCACTGCGCCATACCACGATTCTCACCCATGCTCGCATTGCCAAAATGGGAGCTTCTGTGGTACTCCGGGGAGTGGCCTTCTTTTCCCCACATCCCATCCTGCTCAAACAGCTGCCCTACTGCAGAACACGAATCATTGCCCACACCTACTGTGAGTTCATGGCTGTGGTGAAGCTGGCGTGTGTGGACACAGGAGCTACCAAACGTTACAGCCTCAGTGTGGCCTCTGTCATTGGTTCCTGTGATGGCTTTTTCATCGCTGTCTCTTATGTCCTAATCCTCCGTGCAGTCTTTCGCCTTCCATCACGGGAAGCAAGTTTTAAAGCTCTAGGCACCTGTGGCTCCCATGTCTGTGTCATCCTTGTTTTCTACTCTACAGCTGTCTTTACCTTCCTCACTCACCGCTTTGGCCACAATGTGgctccccaaattcatatctttATTGCCAATATGTACCTCCTGGTACCACCTTTCCTTAATCCCATTGTTTATGGTATTAGGACCAAAAAAATTCGAGACCATGTCCTTAGTTCTCTAAAGGTAAAAGTCACTTGA
- the LOC112667869 gene encoding olfactory receptor 52D1-like, with product MPPLNTSRPFPVTFLLMGIPGLEHLHVWIGIPFCSMYVVAVVGNVTILAVVRAERSLHEPMFFFLCMLSITDLVLSTSTLPRMLCLFWLGAHDIAFDACLAQMFFIHSFTTMESGFFLAMAFDRYVAICHPLHHTTILTHARITIMGIIVVIRGVAFFSPHPILLKQLPYCRTRIIAHTYCEFMAVVKLACVDTGATTRYSLSVASIIGSCDAILTVVSYAFILHSVFSLPSREAGFKALGTCGSHVCVILVFYSTAGFSIFTHRFGKNVPAHIHIFIANMYLLVPPFLNPIVYGVRTKKIREHVLRVLKVNVA from the coding sequence ATGCCTCCTCTCAACACCTCTCGTCCCTTTCCTGTCACCTTCTTGCTGATGGGCATCCCAGGACTAGAGCACCTGCATGTATGGATTGGGATCCCCTTCTGCTCCATGTACGTGGTGGCTGTGGTGGGGAATGTGACCATCCTGGCTGTGGTGAGGGCAGAGCGAAGTCTCCATGAGCCtatgttcttctttctctgcatGCTCTCCATCACCGACCTGGTCCTCTCCACATCCACGCTGCCCCGCATGCTCTGTCTCTTCTGGCTTGGAGCCCATGACATTGCCTTCGATGCCTGCCTAGCTCAAATGTTCTTCATTCATAGCTTTACTACCATGGAATCGGGCTTTTTCCTGGCCATGGCCTTTGACCGTTACGTGGCCATTTGTCATCCACTGCACCATACCACAATTCTCACCCATGCTCGCATCACCATAATGGGTATTATTGTGGTGATTCGGGGAGTGGCCTTCTTTTCCCCACATCCCATCCTCCTCAAACAGCTGCCCTACTGCAGAACACGAATCATTGCCCACACCTACTGTGAGTTCATGGCTGTAGTGAAGCTGGCATGTGTAGACACAGGAGCCACCACTCGTTATAGCCTCAGTGTGGCTTCTATCATTGGCTCGTGTGATGCCATTCTCACTGTTGTATCCTATGCCTTCATTCTCCACTCTGTGTTCAGCCTGCCATCCCGAGAAGCTGGCTTTAAGGCTTTGGGCACATGTGGATCACATGTCTGTGTTATTCTTGTGTTCTATTCCACAGCtggtttttccattttcactCACCGTTTTGGGAAGAATGTGCCTGCACACATccatatttttattgcaaatatgTACCTTTTGGTGCCCCCTTTTCTCAACCCCATTGTGTATGGAGTAAGGACCAAGAAGATACGGGAGCATGTTCTTAGAGTGCTAAAGGTCAATGTTGCCTGA